The following are encoded together in the Hoplias malabaricus isolate fHopMal1 chromosome 3, fHopMal1.hap1, whole genome shotgun sequence genome:
- the asb3 gene encoding ankyrin repeat and SOCS box protein 3, giving the protein MDFSECYADSCSAVSLAARQGDVRRVQKLLRRGHPADVRDNRGWSALHEASAAGSAQCVRLLLGATTEICEDYVNSLTHNSETPLYFAAMNGHVKAANRLINGGADINKMSNDLSCPLFAAVDGGHKEVVELLVSKGAEVNGTHSTSGWSCLHQAVYKGHIEIVKFLVSVCSLEAVDDYGITPLFVAAQYGRHECLAVIANAGANVNCQAKDLATPLFIASQEGHLSCVELLLAHKADPNLYCNEDQWQLPIHAAAQFSRHSILQKLIPVTGRDCDQGEGKVSPVYLAVLSGQADSLRPLLREGFSPNAQSCSQFGYSCPLDMALWCNSWNLDSDCHQSREIAQMLLAAGAHVTMPTYVFALQGHVPEHLPLILEHAGLPEGDHLGELVQAALKEVPSAPFWLPLLLKAGLDPTLLTQHKMLEEAENRVLNFLLEFINWKTLPSTKLQILSRRQAEGTWTPQKHFESVPALSHLCRLAVRAAVGSDALSKSSFVQQLPVPMLLQDYLQFSDISSAYTYTAA; this is encoded by the exons ATGGATTTCTCTGAATGTTACGCGGACTCCTGCTCGGCCGTGTCCCTGGCAGCTCGGCAGGGTGATGTCAGACGGGTTCAGAAGCTTCTGAGACGAGGACACCCTGCAGATGTGAGGGATAACCGTGGCTGGAGCGCATTACATGAAGCATCTGCAGCTGGGTCTGCTCAGTGTGTTCGGCTCCTGCTCGGTGCTACCACTG AAATCTGTGAAGACTATGTCAACTCCCTGACGCACAACTCAGAAACCCCTCTGTATTTTGCTGCAATGAATGGACACGTTAAAGCGGCTAACCGACTTATAAATGGAGGTGCTGATATCAATAAGATGTCCAATGACCTCTCATGCCCTCTCTTTGCTG CTGTCGATGGTGGGCATAAAGAAGTAGTGGAGCTGTTGGTCAGTAAAGGAGCAGAGGTCAATGGAACTCATTCCACCTCTGGCTGGTCTTGTCTCCATCAGGCAGTTTACAAG GGCCACATAGAGATTGTGAAATtcctggtgagtgtgtgttcacttgaGGCTGTGGATGACTATGGGATCACACCTTTGTTCGTTGCTGCACAGTATGGACGTCATGAGTGTCTAGCGGTCATTGCAAACGCTG GTGCGAATGTAAATTGTCAGGCGAAGGACCTGGCCACCCCACTATTCATCGCTTCTCAAGAGGGCCATTTATCCTGTGTGGAGCTTCTTCTGGCACATAAGGCTGACCCAAACCTTTACTGCAATGAAGATCAATGGCAACTTCCCATCCATGCTGCAGCCCAGTTCAGTCGTCATAG TATTCTGCAGAAACTGATCCCTGTGACGGGCAGGGACTGTGACCAGGGTGAGGGGAAGGTCAGCCCTGTATACCTAGCAGTGCTCAGTGGTCAAGCGGACAGCCTGCGCCCTCTGCTCAGGGAGGGCTTCAGCCCAAATGCACAGAGTTGCAGTCAGTTTGGATACTCCTGTCCTTTGGACATGGCACTGTGGTGTAACTCTTGGAA tTTGGACAGTGACTGCCACCAGAGTCGTGAGATTGCTCAGATGCTGTTGGCAGCTGGGGCACATGTCACTATGCCCACATATGTCTTTGCACTTCAGGGCCATGTACCTGAACATCTGCCACTGATCCTGGAGCATGCTGGCCTCCCTGAGGGGGACCATCTGGGGGAGCTGGTCCAGGCAGCACTGAAAGAAGTCCCCAGTGCTCCATTTTGGCTCCCCCTGCTGCTAAAAGCAGGCTTGGACCCCACGCTTCTCACTCAGCATAAAAT GCTTGAAGAGGCAGAGAACAGGGTACTTAATTTCTTGCTCGAGTTTATTAATTGGAAGACTCTGCCTTCCACAAAGCTTCAGATTCTCTCTCGCCGTCAAGCAGAGGGAACCTGGACCCCACAGAAACATTTTG agagtgttcctgctctgaGTCATCTGTGTAGACTGGCAGTACGAGCTGCTGTGGGCAGCGATGCTCTGTCTAAATCCTCCTTTGTTCAGCAGCTGCCTGTTCCAATGCTGCTGCAGGACTACCTCCAGTTCAGTGACATCTCCAGTGCCTACACCTACACAGCCGCCTGA